One genomic segment of Hevea brasiliensis isolate MT/VB/25A 57/8 chromosome 3, ASM3005281v1, whole genome shotgun sequence includes these proteins:
- the LOC110662815 gene encoding protein SLOW GREEN 1, chloroplastic: protein MDSIAKLHFPSQPSHFSLNPHRPSFSKPIFSLSFRTPPPLSSSSPPFNFSSIRVSSSRASLYKTSQTPQPSLLQTLNPLLKTTCITLTCAAAILFLRLQAKPAIAAPVAEPATVEPTKESSKENVSYEEQERDLEQHLARHPDDTEALRSLMEVRIKARKLLGAIEVVDRLIELEPNEDEWPLLKPQIYSYSGEFELARKGFEEILEKDPLRVEAYHGLVMVHFESGDSLNQVIKRIEAAMDKCKKEKKESDLRDFKLLIAQIRVMEEKYVDALKVYEELVKEEPRDFRPYLCQGIIYTLLRKKDEAEKKFEQFRKLVPKNHPYREFFLDNMFSTKFFPEKVQREGAGSSI, encoded by the coding sequence ATGGATTCTATTGCTAAATTGCACTTTCCTTCTCAACCCTCTCATTTCTCCCTTAATCCCCACCGTCCATCCTTCTCCAAACCCATATTTTCCCTTTCCTTCAGAACCCCTCCTCCGCTATCATCATCATCACCACCGTTCAATTTTTCCTCCATTAGAGTCTCATCTTCTCGCGCTTCACTCTATAAAACATCGCAAACCCCTCAACCTTCTCTTCTTCAAACCCTAAACCCTCTCCTCAAAACCACTTGCATCACTCTCACTTGCGCTGCTGCAATCCTCTTCTTGCGACTCCAGGCTAAACCAGCAATTGCTGCCCCGGTTGCCGAGCCGGCCACGGTTGAACCCACCAAGGAATCATCGAAGGAAAATGTATCATATGAAGAACAAGAACGAGACCTTGAGCAGCATTTGGCTCGACATCCTGATGATACTGAAGCTCTACGATCTCTCATGGAGGTGAGGATCAAAGCCCGGAAGCTTCTTGGAGCAATCGAAGTCGTGGACCGCTTAATCGAGCTGGAGCCCAATGAGGATGAGTGGCCGTTGCTAAAACCTCAAATTTATAGCTACAGTGGAGAATTTGAATTGGCGAGAAAGGGATTCGAGGAAATACTAGAGAAAGATCCTCTTCGGGTGGAGGCTTATCACGGTCTAGTGATGGTGCATTTTGAATCCGGGGATTCATTGAATCAGGTGATAAAAAGAATTGAAGCAGCGATGGATAAATgcaagaaagagaagaaagaatCTGACTTGAGGGATTTTAAGTTATTAATTGCACAAATTAGAGTGATGGAGGAGAAATATGTGGATGCTTTGAAGGTTTATGAGGAGTTGGTTAAGGAGGAGCCAAGGGATTTTAGGCCATACTTGTGTCAGGGAATTATATATACTCTGTTGAGGAAGAAAGATGAGGCGGAGAAAAAATTTGAGCAGTTTAGGAAGCTTGTGCCTAAGAATCACCCTTACAGGGAGTTTTTCCTTGATAACATGTTTTCAACAAAGTTCTTCCCGGAGAAGGTCCAAAGGGAGGGAGCAGGGTCGAGTATTTGA
- the LOC110662814 gene encoding pentatricopeptide repeat-containing protein At5g42450, mitochondrial encodes MKLSVCSLSLSLTSPRKICNLVGSHSCMETHKMHTHTRKPEPSLVSLDTLLDYSKLNTESNADELFDETPKLDVVSATTAIGRFVRQHRYKEAIHFFSRMLFLNIRPNEFTFGTVIPLSTALEDLCLGKQFHACAMKTGVNGIVFVGSAILDFYAKLSSIEEARKAFEDIQEPNVVSCTTLIHGYLKQGRIEDALLHFREMPERNVVSWNVMIGGCSQMGQNEEAVNLFVEMLRQGLMPGPSTFPCAISAVSNIAALGMGKSFHACVVKSSCNFDVFVGNSLISCYAKCGSMEDSLLVFNKLPDRNIVSWNALICGFAQNGRGEDALIFFERMRATGMRPNSVTLLGLLWACNHAGLVDKGSLYFNQIRVEDPNMLTPEHYACMVDLLSRFGRLKEAEGLLHVLPFDPGIGFWKALLGGCHIHSNVELGELAAQKILALDPEDVSSYVMLSNAYSATGRWQNVSRIRKEMKEKGLKRVPGCSWIEIRSKVHVFVNSDRSHYQKDDIYRVLKFCTEQLRDNEVPDC; translated from the coding sequence ATGAAACTCAGTGTATGTAGTTTGTCTCTTTCCCTAACTTCACCTAGAAAGATTTGCAATTTAGTTGGGAGCCATTCTTGCATGGAAACCCATAAAATGCATACTCATACCCGTAAGCCAGAACCTTCGCTTGTCTCATTGGATACCCTGCTTGATTACTCGAAATTAAATACAGAGTCAAATGCCGATGAACTGTTCGATGAAACGCCCAAATTGGATGTCGTATCAGCAACAACTGCAATCGGACGGTTTGTTAGGCAGCACCGATACAAAGAAGCTATACATTTCTTCTCGAGAATGCTTTTTTTGAATATTAGGCCCAATGAATTCACTTTTGGGACTGTAATTCCCTTGTCAACTGCACTAGAAGACCTTTGTTTAGGGAAGCAATTTCATGCTTGTGCAATGAAGACGGGCGTTAACGGTATTGTCTTCGTGGGCAGTGCAATTCTAGATTTCTATGCCAAGTTGAGTTCAATTGAGGAAGCTCGGAAAGCTTTCGAGGACATCCAAGAGCCTAATGTGGTCTCTTGCACGACTTTGATACATGGGTATTTGAAGCAAGGTAGGATTGAGGATGCTCTTCTGCATTTCCGAGAGATGCCCGAGAGAAATGTGGTATCATGGAATGTGATGATTGGCGGATGTAGCCAAATGGGCCAAAATGAAGAGGCTGTAAATCTCTTTGTTGAGATGCTGAGACAAGGTTTGATGCCTGGCCCATCTACATTTCCTTGTGCCATTAGTGCAGTTTCAAATATAGCAGCACTTGGGATGGGCAAAAGTTTTCATGCTTGCGTCGTTAAGTCCTCGTGTAACTTTGATGTGTTCGTTGGCAATTCTTTAATAAGCTGTTATGCAAAGTGTGGAAGCATGGAAGATAGCCTTTTGGTTTTCAATAAACTTCCTGATAGAAATATTGTATCTTGGAATGCTTTGATATGTGGCTTTGCACAGAATGGAAGGGGAGAGGATGCTTTAATCTTCTTTGAGAGGATGAGAGCTACAGGCATGAGACCTAATAGTGTTACACTTCTTGGTCTTTTATGGGCTTGTAATCATGCTGGTCTTGTTGACAAGGGTTCTTTGTACTTCAATCAAATTAGGGTTGAGGACCCCAACATGTTAACACCTGAACACTATGCTTGTATGGTTGATTTACTCTCTCGGTTTGGTCGTTTGAAAGAAGCTGAGGGGCTTCTTCATGTTTTGCCTTTTGATCCAGGAATTGGGTTTTGGAAAGCATTACTTGGAGGCTGCCACATCCACTCAAATGTGGAATTGGGTGAGTTAGCAGCACAGAAGATCCTGGCTTTGGATCCTGAAGATGTGTCATCATATGTAATGCTGTCAAATGCTTATTCTGCTACTGGCAGATGGCAGAATGTGTCAAgaataagaaaagaaatgaagGAGAAGGGATTGAAGAGGGTTCCAGGTTGTAGTTGGATTGAAATTAGAAGCAAAGTTCATGTCTTTGTCAACAGTGATAGGAGTCATTACCAAAAGGATGACATTTACAGAGTCTTGAAGTTTTGCACTGAACAGTTAAGAGATAATGAAGTGCCAGACTGTTAA